A stretch of Plesiomonas shigelloides DNA encodes these proteins:
- a CDS encoding flagellar basal body-associated FliL family protein yields MFKSAQIIRALCFALLLGPALVQAAEESAVAQASPYQYLPLGDDIVTNYQTNGSQLGFLRVSVSLMVANQAAKDKVALHEPQIRDALIWILSAQDENQVKSLNLREATRKACLEKVNALLQKELGEKPVLDVLFTTYIYQ; encoded by the coding sequence ATGTTCAAATCCGCTCAGATTATCCGCGCGTTATGCTTTGCTTTGTTGCTCGGTCCGGCTCTGGTACAAGCCGCTGAAGAGTCGGCGGTGGCGCAGGCCTCTCCCTACCAATATCTGCCACTTGGCGATGATATTGTGACCAACTACCAGACCAACGGTAGCCAACTGGGCTTTTTACGGGTCAGCGTCAGTCTGATGGTGGCCAATCAAGCGGCCAAAGACAAGGTAGCACTGCACGAGCCGCAAATCCGTGATGCGCTGATCTGGATTTTGAGTGCACAGGATGAAAATCAGGTTAAATCGCTGAATCTGCGGGAAGCAACACGCAAAGCCTGTCTAGAGAAGGTCAATGCGCTGCTGCAAAAAGAGCTGGGCGAAAAGCCGGTGCTCGATGTGCTGTTTACCACCTATATCTATCAGTAA
- a CDS encoding chorismate--pyruvate lyase family protein: MSLLATTFSPWARGNALEATWQSADPHALTPQQADWVLHNGSMTQHLRRHCQQLQVKIGFQGIVTLDQLAAAEQIPLPPGECSLWLREVILCGDGEPWIYARTLIPLSMLEHQGMDLRAIGETPIGELLFRAPGIERRELQHSWVCLPLAVAQALSLSARSPLLARRSSLCHGPQYLSVTEVFLPSAPVYQRERSSC; this comes from the coding sequence ATGAGTTTGCTGGCCACCACCTTTTCCCCTTGGGCGCGGGGTAATGCGCTAGAGGCAACATGGCAGTCTGCCGATCCGCATGCCCTCACACCGCAGCAGGCGGACTGGGTGCTGCATAACGGATCGATGACGCAGCATTTACGCCGTCATTGCCAACAATTGCAGGTTAAAATCGGCTTTCAGGGCATCGTCACTCTGGATCAGTTAGCGGCCGCCGAGCAGATTCCTTTACCGCCCGGCGAGTGCTCGCTCTGGTTGCGGGAAGTGATTTTGTGTGGCGATGGCGAGCCGTGGATTTATGCGCGCACCTTGATCCCATTATCGATGCTTGAGCATCAGGGGATGGATTTGCGGGCGATCGGTGAAACACCGATTGGCGAGTTGCTGTTTCGGGCGCCAGGGATTGAGCGCCGGGAATTACAGCACAGTTGGGTCTGCTTGCCTTTGGCGGTGGCTCAAGCGTTATCGTTATCTGCGCGCTCGCCGTTGTTGGCGCGCCGTTCCTCGTTGTGCCACGGGCCGCAGTATTTATCGGTGACGGAGGTTTTCTTACCGTCGGCACCGGTTTATCAAAGGGAGAGAAGCTCATGCTGA
- the plsB gene encoding glycerol-3-phosphate 1-O-acyltransferase PlsB has product MSGWKRIYHKFLDLPLSLLVKSKLIPADPIQELHIDPARPILYVLPYKSDTDLLTLRRYCLAQHLPDPLAPQTLNSKTLPSYVFIDERPRVFKSRAPKQESITLFHDYLNLHRQDPELDVQMVPVTVLWGRAPGHEGRMELPQLRLLNGIQKLFAVLWLGRDSFVRFSNCVSLRYMADQHGTDQTIAQKLARVARIHFSRQRLAAAGPRLPDRKALFNQLLHSKAIEKAVADEVSNSNISPEKAKQKAIGMMEEIAANFSYELVRIGDRFLGWLWNRLYQGINVEHAERVRKLAQDGHEIVYVPCHRSHMDYLLLSYVLYHQGLVPPHIAAGINLNFFPAGPIFRRGGAFFIRRSFKGNRLYSTVFREYMAELFARGYSVEYFIEGGRSRTGRLLEPKTGTLSMTLQAMLRGLQRPISIVPVYIGYEHVMEVGTYANELRGAAKEKENLLQVIRTLRKLRNLGQGYVNFGEPIPLVPYLNQNVPQWRDAIDPIEPQRPQWLAPTVNDIAHQIMVHINNAAAANALNLTATALLASRQRALTRAQLLEQLECYQQLLKNVPYSSECTVPNQTPEEMLAHVMTLDKLQVEHDSLGDIMLLDRKQAVLMTYYRNNIQHMLMLPALVASVVICQQRVTRERIHNTVSGLYPLIQAELFMRYDAAELPALTEQIIAELLRQQLICADGDELLLNNARIRPLQLLAAGVREALQRYAITLALLNTDHNISREALESESQLIAQRLSVLHGINAPEFFDKAVFAALVNTLQTLGCIDNEQQVVTDKVAALHALLSPQLSPEVRLTIDSAVSVRLSTPAAE; this is encoded by the coding sequence ATGTCCGGTTGGAAGCGTATTTATCACAAATTTCTCGATCTGCCGCTGTCATTGCTGGTTAAAAGCAAGCTGATCCCGGCCGATCCGATCCAAGAGCTGCACATCGATCCGGCACGGCCGATCCTGTATGTGCTGCCATACAAATCTGATACTGATTTACTGACCCTGCGCCGCTACTGTCTGGCTCAGCATCTGCCTGATCCTTTAGCACCGCAAACCTTAAACAGCAAGACGCTGCCAAGCTACGTGTTTATCGACGAACGGCCACGGGTGTTCAAAAGCCGCGCACCGAAGCAAGAGTCGATCACCTTATTCCACGACTACCTGAACCTGCACCGCCAAGATCCTGAACTGGATGTACAGATGGTGCCAGTCACCGTGTTGTGGGGCCGTGCGCCAGGCCATGAAGGCCGCATGGAATTACCGCAACTGCGCCTGCTTAACGGGATTCAAAAACTGTTCGCCGTGCTGTGGCTCGGTCGCGACAGCTTCGTGCGTTTTTCTAACTGCGTTTCGCTACGCTACATGGCAGACCAACACGGTACTGACCAAACCATCGCCCAGAAACTGGCGCGGGTGGCGCGGATCCACTTCTCGCGTCAGCGCTTAGCGGCCGCAGGCCCACGTTTGCCGGATCGCAAAGCGCTGTTTAACCAACTGCTGCACTCCAAGGCCATCGAAAAAGCGGTGGCTGACGAAGTCAGCAATAGCAATATCTCACCAGAGAAAGCTAAACAAAAAGCCATCGGCATGATGGAAGAGATCGCCGCCAACTTCTCGTATGAGCTGGTGCGGATTGGCGATCGTTTCCTCGGCTGGCTGTGGAACCGCCTGTATCAGGGCATCAATGTGGAGCATGCCGAGCGAGTCCGTAAGCTGGCGCAAGACGGACACGAGATTGTGTACGTGCCGTGCCACCGCAGCCACATGGACTACCTGCTGCTCTCGTACGTGCTCTATCACCAAGGTTTGGTTCCACCGCACATTGCCGCTGGGATCAACTTGAACTTCTTCCCTGCTGGGCCAATTTTCCGCCGCGGTGGCGCCTTTTTCATTCGCCGCAGTTTCAAAGGCAACAGACTGTATTCTACGGTATTTCGTGAATATATGGCGGAGCTTTTTGCACGCGGTTATTCGGTGGAATACTTTATTGAAGGTGGCCGTTCGCGCACCGGTCGTCTGCTAGAGCCGAAGACCGGTACCTTGAGTATGACCCTGCAAGCCATGCTGCGCGGTTTGCAGCGCCCCATCTCGATCGTGCCGGTGTATATCGGTTACGAGCACGTGATGGAAGTCGGCACCTATGCCAACGAACTGCGCGGAGCAGCCAAGGAAAAAGAGAACCTGCTGCAGGTAATTCGCACCCTGCGCAAACTGCGCAATTTGGGTCAAGGTTATGTGAACTTCGGTGAGCCAATCCCGTTGGTGCCATACCTGAACCAAAACGTGCCGCAGTGGCGTGATGCGATCGATCCGATTGAACCACAACGGCCTCAATGGCTGGCCCCAACGGTGAATGATATCGCCCACCAGATCATGGTGCATATCAACAACGCTGCCGCCGCCAATGCCCTGAACCTGACCGCCACCGCGCTGCTGGCGTCGCGTCAGCGTGCATTGACGCGGGCGCAGCTGTTAGAGCAGCTGGAGTGCTACCAGCAACTGCTGAAAAACGTGCCGTACTCCAGCGAATGTACCGTACCGAATCAGACGCCAGAAGAGATGCTGGCACATGTGATGACGCTGGATAAGCTGCAAGTCGAGCACGACAGCTTAGGTGACATCATGCTGCTGGATCGCAAACAAGCGGTGCTGATGACCTATTATCGCAACAACATTCAGCACATGCTGATGTTGCCAGCCTTGGTAGCCAGTGTGGTGATTTGCCAGCAGCGCGTGACGCGCGAGCGCATTCACAACACTGTCAGCGGCTTGTATCCGCTGATCCAAGCGGAGCTGTTCATGCGCTATGACGCCGCCGAGCTGCCAGCACTGACCGAGCAGATCATTGCCGAGCTGCTGCGCCAGCAACTGATTTGTGCCGATGGCGATGAATTGCTGCTTAACAACGCGCGCATCCGTCCACTGCAACTGCTGGCTGCAGGAGTGCGTGAAGCACTGCAACGCTACGCCATCACGCTGGCACTGCTAAACACTGACCACAACATCAGTCGCGAAGCGCTGGAAAGCGAAAGCCAGCTGATTGCACAGCGTCTGTCAGTACTGCACGGCATCAATGCGCCGGAGTTCTTTGACAAGGCGGTGTTTGCGGCGCTGGTCAACACGCTGCAAACCTTGGGCTGCATCGATAACGAGCAGCAGGTGGTGACCGATAAAGTCGCCGCGCTGCATGCGCTGCTCAGCCCACAGTTATCGCCAGAAGTGCGCCTGACGATCGACAGCGCTGTCAGTGTGCGTCTGAGTACGCCTGCGGCGGAATAA
- the lexA gene encoding transcriptional repressor LexA — protein MKPLTERQQQVYDLIRDHIEQTGMPPTRAEIARDLGFRSPNAAEEHLKALARKGAIEIVAGASRGIRLLAELAEEEAANDGLPLIGRVAAGEPILAQQHVEGHYQVDPAMFKPSADFLLRVNGMSMKNIGILDGDLLAVHKTQDVRNGQVVVARVEDDVTVKRLERRGNEVLLHAENEEFAPIVVDLRTQSLTIEGLAVGVIRNSDWM, from the coding sequence ATGAAGCCACTGACCGAACGACAGCAACAGGTTTACGATCTGATCCGTGATCATATCGAGCAAACGGGCATGCCGCCGACTCGGGCTGAAATTGCCCGTGATCTGGGTTTTCGCTCGCCGAACGCGGCAGAAGAACACCTGAAAGCGCTGGCGCGTAAGGGTGCCATTGAAATAGTGGCGGGCGCATCGCGCGGGATCCGTCTGTTAGCGGAACTGGCAGAAGAAGAGGCCGCCAATGATGGTCTGCCACTGATTGGCCGTGTGGCTGCCGGTGAGCCAATTTTGGCGCAGCAGCATGTGGAAGGCCATTATCAGGTCGATCCGGCCATGTTCAAGCCCAGTGCTGATTTCCTGCTGCGCGTTAATGGTATGTCGATGAAAAATATCGGCATCCTCGATGGCGATTTGCTGGCGGTGCATAAAACGCAAGATGTGCGTAATGGTCAAGTCGTGGTCGCGCGGGTGGAAGATGATGTCACCGTGAAGCGCTTAGAGCGACGTGGCAATGAAGTGCTGCTGCATGCCGAGAACGAAGAGTTCGCTCCGATTGTCGTGGACTTGCGCACCCAGTCATTGACCATTGAAGGTCTGGCGGTGGGCGTGATCCGCAATAGCGATTGGATGTGA
- a CDS encoding diacylglycerol kinase codes for MQKNTGFKRVYKAAIYSWQGFRQAFQYEAAFRQEVFLALILIPVTFFLPVTAIEQVLMIMVVALVLIAELLNSAVEAVVDRIGDEYHELAGRAKDMGSAAVFVALVLVPLVWGIILWPW; via the coding sequence ATGCAGAAAAATACTGGCTTCAAACGCGTGTATAAGGCCGCCATTTATTCTTGGCAGGGATTTCGGCAGGCGTTTCAGTACGAGGCGGCGTTTCGGCAAGAGGTGTTTTTGGCGCTGATCCTCATTCCGGTGACCTTCTTTCTGCCGGTAACCGCAATCGAGCAGGTGTTGATGATCATGGTAGTGGCGCTGGTGCTGATCGCCGAGTTGCTCAATAGCGCGGTGGAAGCGGTGGTGGATCGGATTGGTGATGAATACCATGAGCTGGCCGGGCGCGCTAAAGATATGGGCTCGGCGGCGGTTTTCGTGGCCTTAGTGCTGGTACCGCTGGTGTGGGGAATTATTCTTTGGCCTTGGTGA
- the ubiA gene encoding 4-hydroxybenzoate octaprenyltransferase, whose amino-acid sequence MLREKLSAYWRLMRMDRPIGTLLLLWPTLWALWLAAQGQPNWPVLLVFVLGVVVMRAAGCVINDYADRHFDGHVKRTANRPLPSGDVRPSEARWLFVALVALAFVLVLTLNSLTIVLSLVALALAAVYPFMKRFTHLPQLVLGVAFGWSIPMAFAAQMNLLPLSCWLLLLANICWTVAYDTQYAMVDRDDDLRIGIKSTAILFGRFDKLIIGLLQLATLLLLVLVGVLSQLGSLYYWSLLACAALFVYQQQLLKERERDACFQAFLNNNYVGMVLFCGIASSYLLH is encoded by the coding sequence ATGCTGAGGGAGAAACTGAGCGCTTACTGGCGTCTGATGCGAATGGACCGGCCGATCGGCACCTTATTGCTGCTGTGGCCGACCTTGTGGGCTTTATGGCTGGCCGCGCAAGGACAGCCGAACTGGCCAGTCTTGCTGGTGTTTGTGCTGGGCGTGGTGGTGATGCGCGCTGCCGGTTGTGTCATCAATGATTATGCCGATCGTCACTTTGATGGTCATGTGAAACGCACCGCGAACCGTCCGTTACCGAGTGGCGATGTGCGTCCGTCTGAAGCGCGCTGGCTGTTTGTGGCGCTGGTCGCTCTGGCGTTTGTCTTGGTCTTAACCCTGAATAGCCTGACCATCGTGCTCTCGTTGGTGGCGCTGGCATTGGCGGCGGTCTATCCGTTTATGAAGCGGTTTACCCACCTGCCACAGCTGGTGCTGGGGGTGGCATTTGGCTGGTCAATTCCGATGGCGTTTGCCGCGCAGATGAATCTGCTGCCCCTGAGTTGCTGGTTGCTGCTGCTGGCGAACATCTGCTGGACGGTGGCGTACGACACCCAATATGCGATGGTCGATCGGGATGATGATTTGCGCATTGGCATCAAATCCACTGCTATCTTGTTTGGCCGTTTTGATAAGTTGATTATCGGCTTGCTGCAGCTGGCGACCTTGTTATTGCTGGTCTTGGTTGGCGTTTTAAGTCAGCTGGGCAGCTTGTATTACTGGTCACTGTTGGCCTGTGCGGCGCTGTTTGTCTATCAGCAGCAGTTGCTTAAAGAGCGCGAGCGCGATGCCTGTTTTCAGGCCTTTTTGAATAATAACTATGTGGGGATGGTGCTGTTTTGCGGCATCGCCTCAAGTTATCTGCTGCATTGA